The Streptomyces albofaciens JCM 4342 genome has a segment encoding these proteins:
- a CDS encoding chemotaxis protein CheB has translation MFGTVQKSSAAFDVVCMAASLGGVSAYRHILEALPDTFPAAVVLVQHRPVRERDGLIGVLQYRSSLPVRLLEDGDQLMPGVAHVVPAGQWAAFTSEGKVSLHAADGHRSADPMFASAAAAFGPRTLAAVLTGRLEDGALGVRHIRGAGGRVLVQDSATSEAFGMPSAAMATGCIDFVLPLPVLAHALVSLVMVPGAAGLMRVSLPPWAAVIPPEATA, from the coding sequence GTGTTCGGTACCGTTCAGAAGTCCTCCGCCGCCTTCGACGTGGTCTGCATGGCCGCGTCGCTCGGCGGCGTGAGCGCATACCGCCACATCCTTGAGGCGCTGCCCGACACGTTTCCCGCCGCGGTGGTGCTGGTGCAGCACCGGCCCGTACGGGAGCGGGACGGGCTGATCGGGGTGTTGCAATACCGTTCCTCGCTGCCCGTACGGCTGCTGGAGGACGGCGATCAGCTGATGCCCGGCGTCGCCCACGTCGTCCCCGCGGGCCAGTGGGCGGCCTTCACGTCCGAGGGCAAGGTGTCGCTGCACGCCGCGGACGGCCACCGTTCGGCGGATCCGATGTTCGCCTCCGCCGCGGCCGCCTTCGGGCCCCGGACCCTGGCGGCGGTGCTCACCGGGCGCCTGGAGGACGGGGCCCTGGGCGTACGGCACATCAGGGGCGCGGGGGGACGGGTGCTGGTCCAGGACAGCGCGACCTCGGAAGCCTTCGGCATGCCGAGCGCCGCGATGGCCACCGGCTGCATAGACTTTGTGCTGCCCCTGCCGGTGCTGGCTCACGCGCTGGTCAGCCTGGTGATGGTGCCGGGCGCCGCGGGACTGATGCGGGTGTCGCTGCCGCCCTGGGCCGCGGTGATCCCGCCCGAGGCCACCGCCTGA
- a CDS encoding ABC transporter ATP-binding protein translates to MSAAANIVAEVDDLRVEVGDRAVVDGVGLRVRAGAVTALVGASGSGKTTTGLALLGAYPPGARVTGTVTVTGGLVGHVPQHPAAVLNPARRAGALLADIARTQVRHLPRRERAKAAEHRVAEALTRAQLPDGADLLRRYPHQLSGGQQQRVVLAQALLLGARVVVADEPTTGQDALTKRRIVAELMSVVQQDIGVLLLSHDLDVVRELADEIVVLKGGRVVEAGPAEQVASAPRHAWTRRLFAPREARAGAGAGARTEPEPEPASDAAARPVPAARPVPGPRSVSKPASVPEPLPVPEPLPVLEVRALTAHHRGSGSRRTVEVLRNASLRLQAGRRVAVVGRSGSGKTTLGRCLAGLHRTYEGEVLLDGVPLPRSLRDRTPAHLAAVQYVFQDAPASFDEHRTVLAQVARTAIRLRGSAPADAMGEARALLAEVGLGEQHLHSRPDRLSGGELQRAALARALLARPRVLICDEITSGLDTVTRHGILTVLDRHLRDQPDLALVWITHDLSTATTADQILVLDAGDAVEQGPAGRVLTAPGHPFTAALVEASMTSMEPMEPTGPTTSMKPRTTAPRTQALPLTPPGGRCGRPL, encoded by the coding sequence GTGAGCGCGGCAGCGAACATCGTCGCCGAGGTCGACGACCTGCGGGTCGAGGTCGGCGACCGGGCCGTCGTCGACGGAGTGGGCCTGCGGGTCCGCGCGGGCGCGGTCACCGCCCTGGTCGGCGCCTCCGGCAGCGGCAAGACCACCACGGGCCTGGCCCTGCTCGGCGCGTACCCGCCGGGCGCCCGGGTCACGGGCACGGTGACCGTCACCGGCGGCCTGGTCGGCCATGTGCCGCAGCACCCGGCGGCCGTCCTCAACCCCGCCCGCCGGGCCGGCGCCCTGCTCGCCGACATCGCCCGTACACAGGTACGCCACCTCCCGCGCCGCGAGCGCGCCAAGGCCGCCGAACACCGCGTCGCCGAGGCCCTCACCCGGGCCCAACTCCCGGACGGCGCGGACCTTCTGCGCCGCTACCCGCACCAGCTGTCCGGCGGCCAGCAACAGCGCGTCGTCCTCGCCCAGGCCCTCCTGCTCGGCGCCCGCGTCGTGGTCGCCGACGAACCGACGACCGGCCAGGACGCCCTCACCAAGCGCCGCATCGTGGCGGAACTGATGTCGGTCGTCCAGCAGGACATCGGCGTCCTGCTGCTGAGCCACGACCTGGACGTGGTGCGGGAACTCGCCGACGAGATCGTGGTCCTCAAAGGCGGCCGAGTGGTCGAGGCGGGGCCGGCGGAGCAGGTGGCGTCGGCGCCCCGGCACGCCTGGACGCGGCGGCTGTTCGCGCCCCGGGAGGCGCGGGCCGGCGCCGGCGCCGGCGCCCGTACCGAACCGGAGCCGGAACCCGCCTCTGACGCGGCTGCCCGTCCCGTACCGGCTGCCCGTCCCGTACCGGGTCCCCGTTCCGTATCGAAGCCCGCTTCCGTACCGGAACCCCTCCCCGTCCCGGAACCCCTCCCCGTACTGGAGGTTCGTGCCCTGACCGCTCACCACCGCGGCAGCGGGTCCCGCCGTACCGTCGAGGTGCTGCGCAACGCCTCCCTCCGCCTCCAGGCCGGTCGGCGCGTGGCGGTCGTCGGCCGTTCCGGCAGCGGCAAGACGACGCTCGGCCGGTGCCTGGCAGGCCTCCACCGTACGTACGAAGGGGAGGTCCTCCTCGACGGCGTACCACTGCCACGCAGCCTGCGCGACCGTACGCCCGCGCACCTGGCGGCCGTCCAGTACGTCTTCCAGGACGCACCGGCTTCCTTCGACGAACACCGCACGGTCCTGGCACAGGTCGCCCGCACAGCGATCCGCCTGCGCGGATCCGCCCCCGCGGACGCCATGGGGGAGGCCCGCGCACTGCTCGCCGAGGTCGGGCTGGGCGAGCAGCACCTCCACAGCCGCCCCGACCGGCTCTCCGGAGGCGAACTCCAGCGCGCGGCCCTCGCCCGCGCCCTCCTCGCCCGCCCCCGCGTCCTGATCTGTGATGAGATCACCTCGGGCCTGGACACCGTCACCCGGCACGGCATCCTCACCGTCCTCGACCGCCACCTGCGCGACCAGCCGGACCTGGCACTGGTATGGATCACCCATGACCTGAGCACGGCCACCACAGCCGACCAGATCCTGGTCCTGGACGCAGGCGACGCGGTCGAACAGGGGCCTGCCGGCCGAGTCCTCACGGCGCCCGGCCACCCCTTCACGGCGGCCCTGGTCGAAGCCTCGATGACGTCGATGGAGCCGATGGAGCCGACAGGGCCGACGACTTCGATGAAGCCGCGTACGACGGCGCCCCGGACGCAGGCCCTTCCGCTCACCCCGCCTGGTGGGCGGTGCGGGCGGCCTCTATGA
- a CDS encoding DUF6099 family protein, which yields MDAVRIIAASRRGLAQARTVEEIVVEAWQAQALAEAVGSHLAISGPHEVRSRARGLGDAGGRTSAALLIPAPRIGGPRAAQLSEVRDTQEALRGLSWLLGEVCEALVGVVCAADEEGMYWTCVEAMDVADESRDRVTGILKHLAVRHRDLG from the coding sequence ATGGACGCGGTGCGCATCATCGCGGCCAGTCGGCGCGGTCTGGCGCAGGCGCGGACGGTCGAGGAGATCGTCGTCGAGGCGTGGCAGGCGCAGGCCCTGGCCGAGGCAGTGGGCAGCCATCTCGCGATATCCGGTCCGCACGAAGTGCGGTCCCGGGCACGGGGGTTGGGCGACGCGGGAGGGCGGACGAGCGCGGCCCTGCTGATCCCGGCCCCGCGGATCGGCGGGCCACGGGCGGCCCAGCTGTCCGAGGTGCGGGACACCCAGGAGGCGCTGCGCGGCCTGTCCTGGCTGCTCGGCGAGGTGTGCGAGGCGCTGGTGGGAGTGGTCTGCGCGGCGGACGAGGAAGGGATGTACTGGACCTGCGTCGAGGCCATGGACGTCGCCGACGAGTCCCGGGACCGGGTGACCGGGATACTGAAACACCTCGCCGTACGCCACCGCGACCTGGGCTGA
- a CDS encoding ABC transporter permease subunit codes for MRGGATAWAKRAARWPGRAGLLIAAVPLLLALLGPLFAGDAGPRTASFTLGGGHWLGTDFVGRDVWRQILLGGQSVVLVALAATALAYAVAVPLGLAAALTHRAWLEELLMRPLDVLLAVPSLLLILLVAAVFAPGAAGLALLVALVNIPDAARIVRAAASEAAARPAVEALRMQGETWWRTAVGYVGRSALRTFAADAGVRLTGVLYLVATAAFLGVGVEPDAADWAVMVDRNRTGLFIQPWAVVVPALLIVALSMGGNLLFDALLEGEGRKGREDGEHLKYLKRPKRPRSRPGPLPPSVRRHTEEGRR; via the coding sequence ATGCGCGGCGGAGCGACGGCGTGGGCGAAGAGGGCGGCGCGGTGGCCCGGCCGGGCCGGACTGCTGATCGCCGCGGTGCCCCTGCTGCTCGCCCTCCTGGGCCCGCTGTTCGCGGGCGACGCCGGGCCGCGCACCGCGTCCTTCACCCTCGGCGGCGGCCACTGGCTCGGCACCGACTTCGTCGGTCGCGACGTGTGGCGGCAGATCCTGCTCGGCGGGCAGTCGGTGGTGCTCGTCGCGCTGGCCGCGACCGCCCTCGCCTACGCGGTCGCCGTGCCACTGGGCCTGGCCGCCGCCCTCACCCACCGCGCCTGGCTCGAAGAACTGCTGATGCGCCCGCTGGACGTGCTGCTCGCCGTGCCGTCGCTGCTGCTGATCCTGCTGGTCGCGGCCGTCTTCGCGCCGGGGGCCGCGGGTCTCGCACTGCTGGTGGCCCTGGTCAACATCCCGGACGCGGCCCGCATCGTACGCGCCGCCGCCTCCGAAGCGGCCGCCCGCCCCGCCGTCGAGGCACTGCGCATGCAGGGCGAGACCTGGTGGCGCACGGCGGTCGGCTACGTCGGCCGGTCCGCGCTGCGCACCTTCGCCGCCGACGCGGGCGTACGGCTGACCGGCGTGCTCTACCTCGTCGCCACCGCCGCGTTCCTGGGCGTCGGCGTGGAACCGGACGCGGCGGACTGGGCGGTCATGGTCGACCGCAACCGTACCGGGCTGTTCATACAGCCATGGGCCGTGGTCGTGCCCGCGCTGCTGATCGTGGCCCTGTCGATGGGCGGCAACCTGCTCTTCGACGCGCTGCTGGAGGGGGAGGGAAGGAAAGGCCGGGAGGACGGAGAGCACCTGAAGTATCTGAAGCGCCCAAAGCGCCCGCGGTCTCGTCCTGGGCCCTTGCCCCCATCCGTCCGACGACACACCGAGGAGGGCCGCCGGTGA
- a CDS encoding magnesium and cobalt transport protein CorA — MSTDPPGRGLRALRGLRKPAKKRPASATPPEAPASDAGTPDTGSAPAGSVINATLYRDGYRLSTHETLADTFRNLRTTAGSMAWIGLHRPSSSELVTLASEFDLHPLAVEDALEAHQRPKLERYGETLFVVLRAARYLDDPEEVDFGELHVFVGPDFVITVRHGGAPDLPSVRRRMEAAPELLKRGPEAVLYAILDAVVDDFAPVVAGVQNDIDEIETEVFGGDPRVSRRIYELSREVVEFQRATRPLNGMLESLTAGFEKYGIDEELRRYLRDVADHATHTTERVDGFRQALQDILTVNATLVNQQQNAEMRALAEAGFEQNEEIKKISSWAAILFAPTLVGTIYGMNFDRMPELHWAFGYPFAIVLMAVVCISLYVIFKRRDWL, encoded by the coding sequence ATGAGCACTGATCCTCCCGGCCGCGGGCTGCGTGCCCTGCGCGGTCTCCGCAAGCCCGCGAAGAAGCGGCCCGCGTCCGCCACTCCTCCGGAAGCCCCGGCATCGGACGCCGGGACTCCGGATACCGGTTCCGCGCCCGCCGGCAGTGTCATCAACGCCACGCTTTACCGCGACGGCTATCGCCTCAGTACCCACGAAACTCTCGCCGACACCTTCCGTAACCTGCGCACCACCGCCGGTTCCATGGCCTGGATCGGTCTGCACCGGCCGTCGTCCTCCGAATTGGTCACCCTCGCCTCGGAATTCGACCTTCACCCGCTGGCGGTCGAAGACGCGCTGGAGGCCCATCAGCGGCCGAAACTGGAGCGTTACGGCGAGACGCTCTTCGTCGTCCTGCGCGCCGCCCGTTACCTCGACGATCCCGAAGAGGTCGACTTCGGCGAACTGCACGTCTTCGTGGGCCCCGATTTCGTCATCACCGTGCGCCACGGCGGCGCCCCCGACCTGCCTTCCGTGCGCCGCCGCATGGAGGCCGCCCCGGAACTGCTCAAGCGCGGCCCCGAAGCGGTCCTGTACGCGATCCTCGACGCGGTCGTGGACGATTTCGCACCGGTGGTCGCCGGTGTCCAGAACGACATCGACGAGATCGAGACGGAGGTCTTCGGGGGCGACCCGCGGGTCTCCCGCCGCATCTACGAGCTCTCCCGCGAGGTCGTCGAATTCCAGCGCGCGACCCGCCCGCTGAACGGCATGCTGGAAAGCCTCACCGCCGGTTTCGAGAAATACGGCATCGACGAGGAACTCCGCCGCTACCTCCGCGACGTCGCCGACCACGCCACCCACACCACCGAACGCGTCGACGGCTTCCGCCAGGCCCTCCAGGACATCCTCACCGTCAACGCCACCCTGGTGAACCAGCAGCAGAACGCCGAGATGCGGGCCCTCGCGGAAGCGGGCTTCGAGCAGAACGAAGAGATTAAAAAGATCTCCTCCTGGGCCGCCATCCTCTTCGCCCCCACCCTCGTCGGCACGATCTACGGCATGAACTTCGACCGCATGCCGGAGTTGCACTGGGCGTTCGGCTACCCCTTCGCGATCGTGCTGATGGCGGTGGTCTGCATCAGCCTGTACGTCATCTTCAAGCGGCGGGACTGGCTCTGA
- a CDS encoding winged helix DNA-binding domain-containing protein: MAITARALNRSTLARQLLLTREPLDVAAGLRQVVALQAQQPASPYVALWNRLSDFSPADLDAAVSDFQAVKATLMRVTLHLVHAADYRAFREAVEPTLRGSRLGDARFTASGLTAADADALVPELLEFAGRPRTTSDMQKWLGERLGAPLEPSAWRMLRQYVPLWHAPVAAPWLFDTRQAHVAASTRPVLADPDAAAAGLQALVRRYLAGFGPASVADVAQFALVQQRRARAAVQALADELVTLEGPGGVVLYDIPGAPRPDEDAPAPPRLMAMWDSVLLAYADRGRVIPPAYRKHVIRRNGDVLPTVLVDGYVAGVWRPVAGGIEAGAFHPLPRRVWDGLASEARSLGRLLTGRDPGAYRRYDHWWAKGLPAAETRLLPPGP; the protein is encoded by the coding sequence ATGGCGATCACCGCACGTGCCCTCAACCGTTCCACGCTCGCCCGGCAGTTGCTGCTCACCCGCGAGCCGCTGGATGTGGCCGCCGGGCTGCGACAGGTGGTCGCCCTACAGGCGCAGCAGCCCGCGTCGCCGTACGTCGCCCTCTGGAACCGGCTCAGCGACTTCTCCCCCGCCGACCTCGATGCCGCCGTATCCGACTTCCAGGCGGTCAAGGCGACGCTGATGCGGGTGACGTTGCACCTGGTGCATGCCGCCGACTACCGCGCTTTCCGTGAAGCCGTGGAACCGACGCTCCGTGGCTCCAGACTCGGCGACGCCCGTTTCACGGCGTCCGGGCTGACCGCCGCCGACGCCGACGCGCTCGTACCGGAGTTGCTGGAATTCGCCGGCCGGCCGCGCACCACCAGCGACATGCAGAAATGGCTCGGGGAGCGTCTGGGCGCGCCGCTGGAGCCGTCGGCGTGGCGGATGCTGCGTCAGTACGTTCCGCTGTGGCACGCTCCCGTTGCCGCGCCCTGGCTGTTCGACACCCGTCAGGCGCACGTCGCGGCGAGCACGCGGCCGGTCCTGGCGGACCCGGACGCGGCCGCCGCGGGCTTGCAGGCCCTGGTCCGCCGCTATCTGGCGGGGTTCGGGCCGGCGTCGGTGGCGGACGTGGCGCAGTTCGCGCTGGTGCAGCAGAGACGGGCCCGCGCCGCTGTCCAGGCGCTCGCCGACGAGCTCGTGACTCTGGAGGGGCCCGGCGGGGTGGTGCTGTACGACATACCGGGCGCGCCCCGGCCGGACGAGGACGCCCCGGCACCGCCCCGTCTGATGGCGATGTGGGACAGCGTTCTGCTCGCCTACGCCGACCGCGGCCGCGTCATTCCGCCCGCGTACCGCAAGCACGTGATCCGCAGGAACGGTGACGTGCTGCCCACGGTGCTGGTCGACGGGTACGTCGCCGGTGTCTGGCGCCCGGTCGCCGGCGGGATCGAGGCCGGGGCCTTCCACCCGCTCCCCCGTCGCGTCTGGGACGGGCTGGCCTCCGAGGCCCGTTCGCTCGGGCGGCTCCTCACCGGCCGCGACCCCGGGGCGTACCGCCGTTACGACCACTGGTGGGCCAAGGGCCTCCCGGCGGCCGAGACCCGGCTGCTCCCGCCGGGCCCCTGA
- a CDS encoding APH(3') family aminoglycoside O-phosphotransferase, with protein sequence MDSELRVLRRRYSGHEWVAVNDGASGADVFRLRGGTRELFVKVAAADVSAASGLSVPAEAERLVWLAEEGIPVPRVVESGGDGEVTWLVTEAVPGRPAAARWPRQQRQDVAVALAGLARSLHGLDRERCPFDRSLAVTVPQAARAVAEGSVDLTDLDEERAGWSGERLLAELERTRPATEDLVVCHGDLCPDNVLLDPRTCEVTGLIDVGRAGLADRHCDLALTLRELAHEEDPWFGPECVAAFLREYGRGREEAVSEDRLAFYRLLDEFF encoded by the coding sequence ATGGACAGTGAGCTGCGGGTGTTGCGTCGTCGGTATTCCGGCCATGAGTGGGTGGCGGTGAATGACGGGGCCTCGGGGGCTGATGTGTTTCGTCTCAGGGGCGGGACGCGGGAGTTGTTCGTCAAAGTGGCGGCTGCCGATGTGTCCGCGGCATCCGGGCTGAGTGTGCCGGCTGAGGCGGAGCGGCTGGTGTGGCTGGCGGAGGAAGGGATTCCCGTACCGCGTGTTGTGGAGAGCGGTGGGGACGGGGAGGTGACGTGGTTGGTCACCGAAGCGGTTCCGGGGCGTCCGGCCGCCGCGCGGTGGCCGCGGCAGCAGCGGCAGGACGTGGCCGTCGCGCTGGCCGGGCTCGCTCGTTCGCTGCACGGGTTGGACCGGGAACGGTGTCCGTTCGACCGCAGTCTGGCGGTGACGGTGCCGCAGGCGGCTCGTGCCGTTGCTGAAGGGAGCGTCGATCTGACGGATCTGGACGAGGAGCGGGCGGGATGGTCGGGAGAGCGGCTGCTCGCGGAGCTGGAACGGACCCGGCCCGCGACCGAAGACCTGGTGGTCTGCCACGGTGATCTCTGCCCGGACAACGTACTGCTCGACCCCCGTACCTGCGAGGTGACCGGGCTGATCGACGTGGGGCGGGCCGGGCTCGCGGACCGGCACTGCGATCTGGCCCTGACGCTGCGCGAGTTGGCCCATGAGGAGGACCCGTGGTTCGGGCCGGAGTGTGTCGCGGCGTTCTTGCGGGAGTACGGGCGCGGGCGGGAGGAGGCGGTCTCGGAGGACCGGCTGGCGTTCTACCGGCTGCTGGACGAGTTCTTCTGA
- a CDS encoding nucleotide pyrophosphohydrolase codes for MSEDLHALQRRLADFAAARDWGQYHTPKNLAAALSVEASELVEIFQWLTPEESAKVMTDATAAGRVEDEVADVLAYLLQFCDVLGIDVLRALAAKIERNETRFPVKGTERANRHSME; via the coding sequence ATGAGTGAAGATCTTCATGCGTTGCAGCGGCGGCTGGCGGACTTCGCGGCCGCCCGGGACTGGGGCCAGTACCACACCCCGAAGAACTTGGCGGCGGCGCTCAGCGTCGAAGCCTCCGAACTGGTCGAGATTTTTCAGTGGTTGACGCCGGAGGAGTCGGCGAAGGTCATGACCGACGCGACGGCGGCCGGCCGGGTCGAGGACGAGGTCGCCGACGTGCTGGCCTACCTGCTGCAGTTCTGCGACGTCCTGGGCATCGATGTGCTGCGGGCGCTGGCCGCGAAGATCGAGCGGAACGAGACACGCTTCCCGGTGAAGGGGACCGAACGAGCCAATCGTCACTCTATGGAGTGA
- a CDS encoding ATP-binding protein: protein MDTESVRPAVTELRLSAFKSHRGATVPLGPLTLLTGPSGSGKSSVLQAYDILARLGSGARLGWAVEAAPGGAVGCVPAWARPDEQGRRGFRIGCTVEGPVGPVRLDVAVQAEPELRIVGERLTGGGETLLSTALTDPARRAVQAAWYTAGSTPVTRAPLPDDRLGTALLPLRVAGKTAGQRLVLAAAEQVVVALRSVFACDPRPEAMRGAGPGAGGSVSAGGGAEAGAAGGGGSGGAKGSGTGGGGGAGARAGGSRTAGGRGCSRTGSGGAGGPGAAGVAGGGTGTGARADGALSGGFAVAAGGDGAADDGGASQGSWGWSAGDGRLRTACDNLPAVLGRTSRECARRHAVLVEAVRDGCAGPVEGLRAEPVELAGKVGIRALVERGSLPAMPLEQLGDGELRYVALALVLLTGPEVLAMDPVGEVLSARQVLGLMADGMDRSLDGRQTRALLELAVRMVARGHVRLLGTVRDAAVADGLPGVQVLHLGV from the coding sequence ATGGACACGGAAAGTGTGCGTCCGGCGGTCACCGAATTACGCCTGTCCGCCTTCAAGTCGCATCGCGGTGCGACCGTCCCGCTGGGCCCGCTGACGCTGCTGACCGGCCCCAGCGGCAGCGGGAAGTCCAGTGTGCTCCAGGCGTACGACATCCTCGCGCGCCTCGGCAGCGGTGCCCGGCTCGGCTGGGCCGTGGAGGCGGCGCCGGGCGGCGCGGTCGGCTGCGTACCGGCGTGGGCGCGCCCCGACGAGCAGGGAAGACGCGGGTTCCGCATCGGCTGCACGGTCGAGGGGCCGGTCGGCCCCGTCCGGCTCGACGTCGCCGTACAGGCCGAGCCGGAACTGCGCATCGTCGGCGAGCGGCTGACCGGCGGCGGCGAGACCCTGCTGTCCACGGCGCTTACGGACCCTGCCCGGCGCGCGGTCCAGGCCGCCTGGTACACGGCCGGGTCGACGCCGGTGACGCGCGCGCCGCTGCCGGACGACCGGCTCGGCACAGCACTGCTGCCGTTGCGTGTCGCGGGCAAGACGGCGGGGCAGCGGCTGGTGCTGGCGGCGGCGGAGCAGGTGGTGGTGGCGCTCCGGTCGGTGTTCGCGTGCGATCCACGACCGGAGGCGATGCGCGGGGCCGGCCCCGGCGCCGGAGGGAGCGTGAGTGCGGGGGGCGGCGCGGAAGCGGGTGCCGCCGGGGGCGGCGGCAGCGGGGGCGCGAAGGGCTCGGGAACGGGCGGCGGGGGCGGGGCCGGTGCACGTGCGGGTGGTTCTCGTACTGCCGGAGGCCGCGGATGCAGCCGTACGGGCAGCGGCGGCGCCGGAGGTCCGGGTGCGGCCGGTGTGGCCGGGGGCGGCACGGGGACCGGGGCGCGGGCCGACGGAGCCCTGTCGGGAGGGTTCGCAGTCGCGGCCGGTGGCGACGGGGCGGCGGATGACGGGGGTGCCTCACAGGGGAGCTGGGGCTGGTCCGCCGGGGACGGGCGGCTGCGCACGGCATGCGACAACCTTCCTGCCGTACTGGGGCGCACGAGCAGGGAATGTGCGCGCCGGCATGCCGTACTGGTCGAAGCGGTGCGCGACGGCTGCGCCGGACCGGTCGAGGGGCTGCGGGCCGAACCGGTGGAGCTCGCGGGGAAGGTCGGCATACGGGCCCTGGTCGAGCGTGGCTCCTTGCCGGCGATGCCGCTGGAACAGCTCGGGGACGGGGAGCTGCGGTACGTCGCGCTCGCGCTGGTGCTCCTGACGGGCCCGGAGGTGCTGGCGATGGACCCGGTGGGCGAGGTGCTGTCCGCGCGTCAGGTGCTGGGGCTGATGGCGGACGGAATGGACCGGAGCCTGGACGGCCGGCAGACGCGTGCGCTGCTGGAGCTGGCCGTGCGGATGGTGGCGCGGGGGCACGTCCGGCTGCTGGGGACGGTACGGGACGCGGCGGTCGCCGACGGGCTGCCCGGGGTGCAGGTGCTACACCTAGGAGTATGA
- a CDS encoding Crp/Fnr family transcriptional regulator, with protein MTNGATGPYDPQGNRILAALPEAERRRLASHLEPAELNIGDVLYTPGKSIDTVWFPILGVCSILAELDGPAVEVATVGDEGMVGLPVFLGVGSPTERAMVQVPGRGLRMDADRFRDEIAVLDGQLQQLLQRCTQTMFTQLARNAACNRSHRTRQRCARWLLMTGDRMHSDHFPLTQRFLAQMLAVRRSSVSEVAGALAEDGCISYSRGIITLLDRERLEANACSCYRVIRDTIDAAFPAATDQAR; from the coding sequence ATGACGAACGGCGCCACCGGTCCGTACGACCCCCAAGGCAACCGCATCCTCGCCGCCCTGCCGGAGGCCGAGCGCCGCCGGCTGGCGTCGCACCTGGAGCCGGCCGAGCTGAACATCGGAGACGTGCTGTACACCCCGGGGAAGTCGATCGACACCGTGTGGTTCCCCATCCTGGGCGTGTGCTCGATCCTCGCCGAGCTGGACGGTCCGGCCGTCGAGGTCGCCACCGTCGGCGACGAGGGCATGGTCGGGCTACCGGTCTTCCTGGGGGTCGGCAGCCCCACCGAACGGGCGATGGTCCAGGTCCCCGGACGGGGGCTGCGGATGGACGCCGACCGGTTCCGCGACGAGATCGCCGTCCTGGACGGGCAGCTCCAGCAGCTGCTGCAACGCTGCACCCAGACGATGTTCACCCAGCTGGCACGGAACGCGGCCTGCAACCGCAGCCACCGCACCCGGCAGCGCTGCGCCCGCTGGCTCCTCATGACCGGCGACCGGATGCACAGCGACCACTTCCCGCTCACCCAGCGGTTCCTCGCCCAGATGCTCGCGGTACGCAGATCGTCGGTCAGCGAGGTCGCGGGCGCCCTGGCCGAGGACGGCTGCATCAGCTACAGCCGCGGCATCATCACGCTCCTGGACCGGGAACGCCTCGAAGCGAACGCCTGCAGCTGCTACCGCGTCATCCGGGACACCATCGACGCGGCGTTCCCCGCGGCCACCGATCAGGCCCGGTGA
- a CDS encoding cell division protein SepF — MNRPDATDEQWEGLAEVVPLRSGSEWPSWPDHRALPEEEPGEEMRRFVVIRVQTFADAREVAEYLMAQIPVLLDLSSADADVAKRILDFSSGVVFGLASGMHRVDTNVFLLTPVGTEVAEPPAGAVPRS, encoded by the coding sequence GTGAACCGGCCCGACGCCACCGACGAACAGTGGGAAGGGCTCGCCGAGGTCGTTCCCCTTCGCAGCGGCAGTGAATGGCCTTCGTGGCCCGACCACCGCGCCCTGCCCGAGGAGGAACCGGGCGAGGAGATGCGGCGATTCGTCGTCATCCGCGTACAGACCTTCGCCGACGCGCGCGAGGTCGCCGAGTACCTGATGGCGCAGATCCCGGTCCTCCTCGACCTCAGCAGCGCCGACGCCGACGTGGCCAAACGCATCCTGGACTTCTCCAGCGGAGTCGTCTTCGGGCTCGCCAGCGGCATGCACCGGGTCGACACCAACGTCTTCCTCCTCACGCCGGTCGGTACCGAGGTCGCCGAGCCGCCGGCCGGTGCCGTACCCCGATCGTAG